The DNA window CACAACAGGGCAGATTCAAATCCTACAGACGAGATCAATGGATTTAAAAATGTTCATGATACCGTAAGAGCAGAACTAGAATCTATAGGAAACCTATCAGGGAAGAGTTTATCCAAAGAATCAATACTAACCATCCAAAAACAGATAGATTCTGATCCATTGATGTTTAGATCAAAATATCCAGAGTTATTCGATTATATGACATCCAATAACAGGTAATTTTTTATATATTCATACCTTAACAATCTTTTTTTTAATACCTAAAAATAGAAATTACTGTCCTGATAATTCTATCATCAAATGTTAATGTTATAAACCATCTTTATTCTTTAAAATATCAAATTAAATCGTTTAAAATAGATTAATTTTGAATATAGAATTAATATGGTATTTAATAAGATATTTAAGGATTTTTTTCAAATTAAAATCTTTTTTTCACTTAAAAATAAATTTAATGATAATTATATACTGTTTTGAGTATATAATATATTATTAAAGTTTAGAAAATGTGAGTCATTTATTTAATTTTTTCGAAAAATTAAAAGAATTTAACATGGGGAGGTTTAGTCAATGGATTTAATAACATTAATCATAATTTTAATTGTCATTTTAGTTATTTTGGGACTTTCAATACGTATTGTGAATCAATATGAAAGAGGTGTTGTTTTTCGATTTGGAAAGGTTATTGGAGTCAAAGAACCGGGTTTAAGATTATTAATTCCATTTGTGGACCGTATGGTCAAACCTTCACTGCAAATAATTACCATGCCAATACAATCACAGAAAATCATCACAGAAGACAATGTATCAATTGATGTGGCAGCAGTTGCCTACTTCAAAATCATAGACCCATACAAAGCAGTAGTTGAAATTGAAAATTACACCGCGGCTGTAAACCAGATATCCCAAACAACTGTAAGAAGTGTTGTTGGTCAGTTCAACCTAGATGAGATCCTATCTGTAACACCTAAAATTAACCTGAAAATTAAAGAGATCATAGACAAACACAGCGAACCCTGGGGAATTAACGTTACAACGGTAGAAATCAAGGACATAACACTCCCTGAGAACATGAAACGGGTAATAGGATTGCAAGCTGAAGCTGAAAGGGAGAAAAGAGCTAAAATTATCGCAGCGGAAGGTGAATATTTATCTGCATCCAAACTGGGAGATGCTGCCGATATAATATCTGAACATCCAATTGCACTACAACTTAGAATTATGCAGGTGCTAAACCAGATAGCTGTAGAGAAAAATTCAACCATAATATTCCCTGCGCCACTTATGAACAGCATCACAGACATTTCTAACTTCCTGAAAACAGAAAATATGGAAAAAGGAAAGAAATAGGGAAATTTCGCCCTATTAATTTTAAATTAAATTTCCCATACCTTTTTTTTACTAATATGTTAAATTGGTATTTCTGAACCTTTTTTTATGTATATACCTCTTGTAACATCAAATAAACAAATTGTTAGTTGCTTTTCAACTTTAAATTATTTGAATGGGTTTATTTTATTCATATAAACATTAAATTAAAGAAATTCTAATTTTAAAAAATTTAATGCTCCATTTCTAAATTCCAATTTCATTTTATACAATTTTATTGGTATTCACAGATAATATAAAAAAAATACATCCTAAGTGGGGCTTAATTGAATTTATTTCAACTTTTTTCAGCATATAATGATAAACTATTTAGGTTATGGAAACCAAAAATAATAATTAGGATGGGAAATGTCATTACACTCCGAATTCAATGTTTTTATTTGCATAAAAACAGCAAAAGAATACTATTGATCAATGCTTTCAACAATTATTTTTAATTTAGTCCTATCGTTGTTGGATATTTTATGGATGTAATAACATGTTTTCAATTATTTAGACCCCAATAATTTATGATTTTCTCAATCCGAGAATAAACATAAAGGAGGTGAAAATATAAGAAAACAAAAAATTACAAACGAAGACAGTAACAACTTCATATTTGAAAATAAAACTAAAATATTGGTTCCATTACTTCTGGTAGCCCTAACTTTAGTTTTATCATTCTCTGTTAACGATGTTAGTGCGGCAAATAGCACATCTAACCATGTGGTAACTTCATCACATGATGTTAAAGTGACTAGTACTGGACAAGTTGCGAATACCCAGACAACTGCTCAGTCAAAGGCCAAAACTAACTCTTCAAAAAATAACAAAAACTCTAATTCACCAAACTCTAAAAACGGACAAAAGATAGCAGATCCACAAATTTATAATAGTGGAGCTCCCGTGGCCCGTGGAGGACACCCTGCAGGATACATTTTCCCAACAATTGCTTCTGCAATTACAGATGCTCAAAGTGGAGACACCATCATGCTTGAAAAAGGTGCAACATTCTTTGAACATGGACTTTTAATCACTAAAAATCTGGATTTCAATGTATTTAGCAATGGTTATGCCACAATAGACGGCCAAAATCTTGGAACAATATTTCTCATCAGTAAAGGAGTTACGGCACACTTCAGAAATTTAATAATTACCCATGGAAAGGGAGTTTCTGGTGGTGGTATCCATAACGATGGAACTTTAACTGTTACAAATAGTGTTTTCAAGAGTAACTCTGCAACAAATGGTGGAGCTATCTACAACGGCGGCACATTAACTTATGATTCAACCACACATACCGGTGAAACCATTGGAGCAAACGGTGGAACATTAACTGTAAACAACTCTACATTTACAGGTAACACCGCAACGCAAAATGGTGGAGCTATATTCAACGGTGGAACCATAAACATAACAACCAGTACAACACTCACAGATTACACAATAACACAGAATGGTGGAACTTTAGTTGTAAATAAAAGTATATTTACCGGCAACACCGCTGGAAACAACGGTGGAGCAATAGCAAATGATGCTACTTTCAGCGTGGTTGATAGCAGCACATTAACACGTACCATCATTACAAAGAATGGTGGGACAGTTACAATCACAGGTAGCACATTTTTAGGAAATAAAGCTACTAATGGTGGTGCTGTGAGTAACGTTGCTAATTTTGTAACGCGTAATGCTGTAACCCTCACAGGTCCAGCAGCTGCACTTAACACTGGAACTGTAACAATCACAGATAGTGCAATAATGGGCAATATTGCTTCAAATAATGGTGGAGCCCTGTATAATGCCGCTATAACCAGTGCAACTACCAGTACGTTTACAAGTTACCTCATAAACAATGTTGCTACAATAACAGCAACCTTTAGTACCTTGGCTGGTAACACTGCTCAAAGTGGTGGGGCTCTATACAACGACGCAGTATCAACTGTAACTCAAAACTCACTAACAAGTACAACTCTAGCAAATGCAGCTACCTCAAGTGTAACAGATAATGCTCTTGTGGACAATCATGCATCAACTGGTAGAGATATTGTCAACAATGTTGTTTCTACACAAAACAACAATGTATTTGTCACAAGCCCTATTCCTGCAAATATAGGAGTAGTAAATGCTGTTAACAACTGGTGGGGTTCTGTAACAGGTCCTGTGGCCGGTGATGTGGTAGGTACCGTGGCTGTAAATCCTTTCAAGATTTATAACATGACCTTTACCATCACTGCCAGTAACAGTTCACCTGCTGTAGGTCAGCAGTTCCATTACACAATAACTGTGACTAACAATGGTCCTGATGCAGCTACAGATGTGCAGTTGACTGATGGTATACCTGCAGGTTTAACATTTAATAGTTACACTGCAAGCCAGGGAACATATACACATTCCACTGAAATATGGAATATAGGTACATTAGCAAGTGGTGCAAGTGCTGTATTACAACTGTTTGTCACACCTACAGTTTCCTTAGCAGGTACACTTGTTACTAAAAATGTAACACTTGTCAATACAAACACTACCAACAGTACAACTGTAACCATACCTTCAACACCACCAACTATCGGTTTAACCAAAACTGCAAGTACAAGTACACCTAATGAGGGTCAAAAGTTCCATTATACGTTAATTGCAACAAATAATGGTTCAAATACCGCAACAGGTGTTCAGGTGACTGATCATATACCTAGTGGTTTAACCTTCAACAGTTACACCGCTACACAAGGAACCTACAACAGTGCAACGGGAATATGGAATGTTGGAACCCTGTTAAGTGGGGCTGTTGCAACGTTACAACTATTTGTAACCCCTACAGCTGCTGCAGCAGGTACAACCATAATAAACACCGCAACAACATCTGGTCATTCAGCAACCGCAACTGTATCTGTACCAGTAAGTCCTGTGCCCGTGGTTTTAACTAAGACTGCTAGTGAAATTGTGAGTAACGTGGGTCATAGATTCCATTACATAGTAACTGTGAAGAATAACGGCCCTAATACAGCTAACAATGTTCAGGTAACTGATCATGTGCCAAGCGGGCTAACTTTCAACAGTTACACTGCGACACAAGGAACCTACAACCACATTACAGGAATATGGAACGTTGGAACCCTGTTAAATGGCGCTAGTGCAATATTACGAATATTTGTAACCCCTACAGCTTCTGTAGCAGGTGAAACAGTAATAAACTCTGCAACAACAACAGGACAGATAGCTAATTCAGCTATATTTGTTAATACTGTATCTGCAGCAAATGTGGTTTTAACTAAAACTGCAAGTACAAGTAAACCTATAGTGGGCCATAAGTTCCATTACACGTTAAGCGTGACAAATAATGGTGCAACAAATGCAACTGGTGTTCAGGTGATGGATTTAATCCATAATGGATTAACATTCAACAGTTACACTGCAACACAAGGAACCTACAACCATATTACCGGAATATGGAATGTTGGAACCCTGTTAAGTGGAACTAATGCAATATTACGAATATTTGTAACCCCTACAGCTTCTGTAGCCGGAACAAATATTGTAAACACTGCTACACTGTTGAACACAGGACAAAATGCGACCACAACTGTTCATGTACGAGCTGCTGGTGGTAACAACAATTCTGGAAACCATTCAACTACTTTGAATGCTGCGAAAGAATCATCTGGAACCATAGGCATGCAAAAAACTGGTGTACCATTCACTGGAATAATTGCAGCTTTACTCCTGGTTCTTG is part of the Methanobacterium lacus genome and encodes:
- a CDS encoding slipin family protein; translated protein: MDLITLIIILIVILVILGLSIRIVNQYERGVVFRFGKVIGVKEPGLRLLIPFVDRMVKPSLQIITMPIQSQKIITEDNVSIDVAAVAYFKIIDPYKAVVEIENYTAAVNQISQTTVRSVVGQFNLDEILSVTPKINLKIKEIIDKHSEPWGINVTTVEIKDITLPENMKRVIGLQAEAEREKRAKIIAAEGEYLSASKLGDAADIISEHPIALQLRIMQVLNQIAVEKNSTIIFPAPLMNSITDISNFLKTENMEKGKK
- a CDS encoding DUF11 domain-containing protein: MVPLLLVALTLVLSFSVNDVSAANSTSNHVVTSSHDVKVTSTGQVANTQTTAQSKAKTNSSKNNKNSNSPNSKNGQKIADPQIYNSGAPVARGGHPAGYIFPTIASAITDAQSGDTIMLEKGATFFEHGLLITKNLDFNVFSNGYATIDGQNLGTIFLISKGVTAHFRNLIITHGKGVSGGGIHNDGTLTVTNSVFKSNSATNGGAIYNGGTLTYDSTTHTGETIGANGGTLTVNNSTFTGNTATQNGGAIFNGGTINITTSTTLTDYTITQNGGTLVVNKSIFTGNTAGNNGGAIANDATFSVVDSSTLTRTIITKNGGTVTITGSTFLGNKATNGGAVSNVANFVTRNAVTLTGPAAALNTGTVTITDSAIMGNIASNNGGALYNAAITSATTSTFTSYLINNVATITATFSTLAGNTAQSGGALYNDAVSTVTQNSLTSTTLANAATSSVTDNALVDNHASTGRDIVNNVVSTQNNNVFVTSPIPANIGVVNAVNNWWGSVTGPVAGDVVGTVAVNPFKIYNMTFTITASNSSPAVGQQFHYTITVTNNGPDAATDVQLTDGIPAGLTFNSYTASQGTYTHSTEIWNIGTLASGASAVLQLFVTPTVSLAGTLVTKNVTLVNTNTTNSTTVTIPSTPPTIGLTKTASTSTPNEGQKFHYTLIATNNGSNTATGVQVTDHIPSGLTFNSYTATQGTYNSATGIWNVGTLLSGAVATLQLFVTPTAAAAGTTIINTATTSGHSATATVSVPVSPVPVVLTKTASEIVSNVGHRFHYIVTVKNNGPNTANNVQVTDHVPSGLTFNSYTATQGTYNHITGIWNVGTLLNGASAILRIFVTPTASVAGETVINSATTTGQIANSAIFVNTVSAANVVLTKTASTSKPIVGHKFHYTLSVTNNGATNATGVQVMDLIHNGLTFNSYTATQGTYNHITGIWNVGTLLSGTNAILRIFVTPTASVAGTNIVNTATLLNTGQNATTTVHVRAAGGNNNSGNHSTTLNAAKESSGTIGMQKTGVPFTGIIAALLLVLGGTIIPRLKR